Proteins encoded by one window of Rhodamnia argentea isolate NSW1041297 chromosome 6, ASM2092103v1, whole genome shotgun sequence:
- the LOC115751239 gene encoding calreticulin-like, with translation MTMMDKKRQSRGRDASKMTDLHVRAICSPMDAECTSRLDIVPDIRGYSIKKVNAIVTYNGPNHLIKKDVPCDTDLTCIMTYPDNIGGLKTGLTEPVPDPEDKEPFLVYDIRKERPDPDAKKKTKNPNYKGMWKAPMTDQVNRGTLFDNVLIYDDPEYAKTVAEETWGKNKDGCGFALFDFYLWKQYEYGLFLVFNFPLQAENKREEEAT, from the exons ATGACCATGATGGACAAGAAGAGACAAAGTAGAGGTAGAGACGCAAGCAAGATGACTGACTTGCATGTGAGAGCCATTTGTAGTCCCATGGATGCAGAATGCA CATCAAGATTGGACATTGTACCAGATATCCGTGGCTACAGCATCAAGAAAGTTAATGCAATTGTCACTTACAATGGACCTAATCACCTGATCAAAAAGGACGTCCCTTGTGACACAGATCTGACTTGT ATAATGACCTACCCGGATAACATTGGTGGCCTGAAGACTGGGTTGACAGAGCCGGTTCCTGATCCTGAAGATAAGGAGCCATTCTT GGTATATGACATCCGAAAAGAAAGACCAGATCCCGATGCCAAGAAG AAAACCAAGAATCCCAACTACAAGGGAATGTGGAAGGCACCAATGACTGACCAG GTAAACCGTGGAACCTTGTTCGACAATGTCTTGATCTATGACGATCCTGAGTATGCCAAGACGGTTGCTGAAGAAACATGGGGCAAGAACAAGGACGGATGTGGTTTTGctctttttgatttttactTATGGAAACAGTACGAGTATGGGCTATTTTTAGTGTTTAATTTTCCTTTGCAGGCTGAGaataaaagagaggaagaggcaACATAA